One Scyliorhinus canicula chromosome 14, sScyCan1.1, whole genome shotgun sequence genomic region harbors:
- the tomt gene encoding transmembrane O-methyltransferase homolog translates to MVSPAIALAFIPFLMTLLIRYRYYFLLFWRAVILRKIQDYLTGLSREERAFQYVMTHSIPGDPENILSTFDTWCSHSEYLSNIGPEKGKILERLIYENVPLTVLELGTYCGYSALRMARCLSPNARLYTVEMDEGNAALAEKIIRLAGFDEDTVEQIISPSDVVIPHLRERFEVDKFDFVFMNHWKRCYRRDLQLLEDHNLLQEGSIIVADSVIFTGAPHFMQYAKSCGKYSWKIHRTHLEYFRHIRDGMAELTFVGLK, encoded by the exons ATGGTCTCACCTGCCATTGCTCTCGCCTTTATCCCCTTCCTCATGACCCTCCTCATCCGTTACCGCTACTACTTCCTGCTGTTCTGGCGGGCAGTGATTCTCCGCAAGATTCAGGACTACTTGACTGGCTTGTCCAGAGAGGAGAGGGCCTTCCAGTACGTGATGACGCACAGCATTCCCGGAGATCCCGAGAACATCCTCAGCACCTTCGACACATGGTGCAGTCACTCAGAATATCTGAGCAACATTGGCCCAGAGAAAG GCAAGATCCTGGAGAGACTGATCTATGAGAATGTTCCCCTCACGGTTCTGGAACTGGGAACATACTGTGGTTACTCGGCCCTCCGCATGGCCAGGTGCCTGTCCCCCAACGCCAGACTCTACACCGTGGAGATGGACGAGGGGAATGCCGCACTGGCTGAGAAGATAATCCGCCTGGCGGGATTCGACGAGGACACG GTGGAACAAATCATTAGTCCGTCTGATGTGGTGATCCCTCACCTCAGAGAGAGGTTTGAAGTGGACAAGTTTGACTTTGTTTTCATGAACCACTGGAAACGCTGCTACCGGCGAGACCTGCAGCTACTGGAGGACCACAACCTGCTGCAAGAGGGAAGCATTATCGTGGCGGACAGTGTGATCTTCACTGGAGCTCCCCACTTCATGCAGTACGCCAAGAGCTGTGGGAAATACAGCTGGAAAATTCACCGCACCCACCTGGAGTACTTCCGACATATCCGGGATGGAATGGCTGAGCTGACCTTTGTCGGGCTCAAGTAA